A region from the Salvelinus sp. IW2-2015 linkage group LG19, ASM291031v2, whole genome shotgun sequence genome encodes:
- the LOC111979204 gene encoding serine/arginine-rich splicing factor 11 isoform X4, which translates to MNCTTNVVQVTNVSPSTTSEQMRMLFGFLGTIQELKLFPPDESPLPVTSRVCFVKFQESESVGVSQHLTNTVFVDRALIVVPFAEGVIPEEAKALSLLAPANAVAGILPGGGLLPTPNPMSNPQMGGNPFGGPSMEAMAAFGFSNPNMNMNPQSFPTDQLLKFMSQVDPKMNHMGVGMNMNINMNPGLKADSSNKEIEEAMKRVREAQSLISAAIEPGNKESKRKHSRSRSRSRRRRSRSRSRHRRSKSRSRRRSHSRNRRRSKSPRRRSGRSHSKDRSRPSPSKSRDRKKEERDKKRSKTPPKSYSTARRSRSIDRRRRRSRSASRSPKKSPKRKVSRTPSPRRHKKEKKRDKEREKDRERRSDKDRSRDERKEKKERSKDKEKEREKTDGEKGDVKASLQVTRDYDEEEQGYDSEKERERLDKKDSDQDSGAQSPHSVEGNGTGLSKVNGDDHREEDDMDVSD; encoded by the exons ATGAATTGTACCACGAACGTAGTGCAGGTGACAAACGTGTCGCCAAGCACAACATCCGAGCAGATGCGAATGCTGTTCGGGTTTCTTGGAACCATTCAAGAACTAAAATTGTTTCCACCAGA TGAATCGCCTCTGCCAGTGACGTcgcgtgtgtgttttgtgaagTTCCAAGAGTCGGAGTCCGTGGGGGTGTCTCAACATCTGACCAACACAGTCTTCGTGGACAGGGCGCTGATCGTCGTCCCTTTTGCCGAAG GCGTTATCCCGGAGGAGGCTAAAGCTTTGTCACTGCTGGCGCCAGCAAATGCTGTTGCAGGGATTCTGCCCGGAGGAGGTCTCCTTCCAACACCAAACCCCATGTCTAATCCACAG atGGGTGGCAATCCTTTCGGCGGTCCCTCCATGGAAGCGATGGCAGCGTTCGGGTTTTCAAACCCCAATATGAATATGAACCCCCAG TCATTTCCCACTGACCAGCTTCTGAAGTTTATGTCGCAGGTGGATCCAAA AATGAACCACATGGGTGTAGGGATGAACATGAACATAAACATGAATCCGGGCCTGAAGGCAGACTCCTCCAACAAAGAGATAGAAGAGGCCATGAAGAGGGTCAGAGAGGCCCAGTCACTCATCTCTGCTGCCATCGAGCCTGGGA ACAAGGAGAGCAAGAGGAAGCACTCGCGTTCCAGGTCCAGGTCTAGACGCAGAAGGTCCCGTTCTCGCTCCAGACACAG GCGTTCAAAGAGCAGGTCAAGGCGACGCTCGCACTCCAGGAACAGGAGACGCTCCAAGAGCCCCCgaaggaggagtgggaggtcccACTCCAAAGACAGGAGCAGACCATCACCAAGCAAATCCAG GGATAGGAAGAAAGAGGAGCGGGATAAAAAGCGCTCCAAAACACCTCCGAAAAGCTACAGTACTGCCAGGAGGTCTCGCAGTATCGATCG AAGGCGGAGAAGGAGTCGCAGTGCCAGCCGATCTCCTAAGAAATCCCCCAAGAGGAAAGTCTCCAGGACTCCCTCTCCTAGAAG AcataagaaggagaagaagagggacaaggaaagagagaaggaccgTGAGCGCAGGAGCGATAAAGACCGCAGTCGGGATGAAaggaaggaaaagaaagaaaggagtaaAGACAAAGAAAAGGAAAGGGAGAAAACTGATGGGGAGAAAGGAGATGTAAAG GCGTCTTTGCAGGTTACCAGAGACTATGATGAGGAAGAGCAGGGCTACGacagtgagaaggagagggagaggctggaCAAGAAAGATTCCGACCAGGACTCCGGAGCCCAGTCTCCTCACTCAGTGGAAGGTAATGGTACTGGGCTTTCCAAAGTCAACGGAGACGACCACCGTGAAGAGGACGACATGGATGTCAGTGATTGA
- the LOC111979204 gene encoding serine/arginine-rich splicing factor 11 isoform X1 yields MNCTTNVVQVTNVSPSTTSEQMRMLFGFLGTIQELKLFPPDESPLPVTSRVCFVKFQESESVGVSQHLTNTVFVDRALIVVPFAEGVIPEEAKALSLLAPANAVAGILPGGGLLPTPNPMSNPQVGLLPTPNPMSYPQMGGNPFGGPSMEAMAAFGFSNPNMNMNPQSFPTDQLLKFMSQVDPKMNHMGVGMNMNINMNPGLKADSSNKEIEEAMKRVREAQSLISAAIEPGNKESKRKHSRSRSRSRRRRSRSRSRHRRSKSRSRRRSHSRNRRRSKSPRRRSGRSHSKDRSRPSPSKSRDRKKEERDKKRSKTPPKSYSTARRSRSIDRRRRRSRSASRSPKKSPKRKVSRTPSPRRHKKEKKRDKEREKDRERRSDKDRSRDERKEKKERSKDKEKEREKTDGEKGDVKVSTNASLQVTRDYDEEEQGYDSEKERERLDKKDSDQDSGAQSPHSVEGNGTGLSKVNGDDHREEDDMDVSD; encoded by the exons ATGAATTGTACCACGAACGTAGTGCAGGTGACAAACGTGTCGCCAAGCACAACATCCGAGCAGATGCGAATGCTGTTCGGGTTTCTTGGAACCATTCAAGAACTAAAATTGTTTCCACCAGA TGAATCGCCTCTGCCAGTGACGTcgcgtgtgtgttttgtgaagTTCCAAGAGTCGGAGTCCGTGGGGGTGTCTCAACATCTGACCAACACAGTCTTCGTGGACAGGGCGCTGATCGTCGTCCCTTTTGCCGAAG GCGTTATCCCGGAGGAGGCTAAAGCTTTGTCACTGCTGGCGCCAGCAAATGCTGTTGCAGGGATTCTGCCCGGAGGAGGTCTCCTTCCAACACCAAACCCCATGTCTAATCCACAGGTAGGACTTCTCCCAACACCAAACCCCATGTCCTATCCACAG atGGGTGGCAATCCTTTCGGCGGTCCCTCCATGGAAGCGATGGCAGCGTTCGGGTTTTCAAACCCCAATATGAATATGAACCCCCAG TCATTTCCCACTGACCAGCTTCTGAAGTTTATGTCGCAGGTGGATCCAAA AATGAACCACATGGGTGTAGGGATGAACATGAACATAAACATGAATCCGGGCCTGAAGGCAGACTCCTCCAACAAAGAGATAGAAGAGGCCATGAAGAGGGTCAGAGAGGCCCAGTCACTCATCTCTGCTGCCATCGAGCCTGGGA ACAAGGAGAGCAAGAGGAAGCACTCGCGTTCCAGGTCCAGGTCTAGACGCAGAAGGTCCCGTTCTCGCTCCAGACACAG GCGTTCAAAGAGCAGGTCAAGGCGACGCTCGCACTCCAGGAACAGGAGACGCTCCAAGAGCCCCCgaaggaggagtgggaggtcccACTCCAAAGACAGGAGCAGACCATCACCAAGCAAATCCAG GGATAGGAAGAAAGAGGAGCGGGATAAAAAGCGCTCCAAAACACCTCCGAAAAGCTACAGTACTGCCAGGAGGTCTCGCAGTATCGATCG AAGGCGGAGAAGGAGTCGCAGTGCCAGCCGATCTCCTAAGAAATCCCCCAAGAGGAAAGTCTCCAGGACTCCCTCTCCTAGAAG AcataagaaggagaagaagagggacaaggaaagagagaaggaccgTGAGCGCAGGAGCGATAAAGACCGCAGTCGGGATGAAaggaaggaaaagaaagaaaggagtaaAGACAAAGAAAAGGAAAGGGAGAAAACTGATGGGGAGAAAGGAGATGTAAAGGTCAGCACCAAT GCGTCTTTGCAGGTTACCAGAGACTATGATGAGGAAGAGCAGGGCTACGacagtgagaaggagagggagaggctggaCAAGAAAGATTCCGACCAGGACTCCGGAGCCCAGTCTCCTCACTCAGTGGAAGGTAATGGTACTGGGCTTTCCAAAGTCAACGGAGACGACCACCGTGAAGAGGACGACATGGATGTCAGTGATTGA
- the LOC111979204 gene encoding serine/arginine-rich splicing factor 11 isoform X2 has product MNCTTNVVQVTNVSPSTTSEQMRMLFGFLGTIQELKLFPPDESPLPVTSRVCFVKFQESESVGVSQHLTNTVFVDRALIVVPFAEGVIPEEAKALSLLAPANAVAGILPGGGLLPTPNPMSNPQVGLLPTPNPMSYPQMGGNPFGGPSMEAMAAFGFSNPNMNMNPQSFPTDQLLKFMSQVDPKMNHMGVGMNMNINMNPGLKADSSNKEIEEAMKRVREAQSLISAAIEPGNKESKRKHSRSRSRSRRRRSRSRSRHRRSKSRSRRRSHSRNRRRSKSPRRRSGRSHSKDRSRPSPSKSRDRKKEERDKKRSKTPPKSYSTARRSRSIDRRRRRSRSASRSPKKSPKRKVSRTPSPRRHKKEKKRDKEREKDRERRSDKDRSRDERKEKKERSKDKEKEREKTDGEKGDVKASLQVTRDYDEEEQGYDSEKERERLDKKDSDQDSGAQSPHSVEGNGTGLSKVNGDDHREEDDMDVSD; this is encoded by the exons ATGAATTGTACCACGAACGTAGTGCAGGTGACAAACGTGTCGCCAAGCACAACATCCGAGCAGATGCGAATGCTGTTCGGGTTTCTTGGAACCATTCAAGAACTAAAATTGTTTCCACCAGA TGAATCGCCTCTGCCAGTGACGTcgcgtgtgtgttttgtgaagTTCCAAGAGTCGGAGTCCGTGGGGGTGTCTCAACATCTGACCAACACAGTCTTCGTGGACAGGGCGCTGATCGTCGTCCCTTTTGCCGAAG GCGTTATCCCGGAGGAGGCTAAAGCTTTGTCACTGCTGGCGCCAGCAAATGCTGTTGCAGGGATTCTGCCCGGAGGAGGTCTCCTTCCAACACCAAACCCCATGTCTAATCCACAGGTAGGACTTCTCCCAACACCAAACCCCATGTCCTATCCACAG atGGGTGGCAATCCTTTCGGCGGTCCCTCCATGGAAGCGATGGCAGCGTTCGGGTTTTCAAACCCCAATATGAATATGAACCCCCAG TCATTTCCCACTGACCAGCTTCTGAAGTTTATGTCGCAGGTGGATCCAAA AATGAACCACATGGGTGTAGGGATGAACATGAACATAAACATGAATCCGGGCCTGAAGGCAGACTCCTCCAACAAAGAGATAGAAGAGGCCATGAAGAGGGTCAGAGAGGCCCAGTCACTCATCTCTGCTGCCATCGAGCCTGGGA ACAAGGAGAGCAAGAGGAAGCACTCGCGTTCCAGGTCCAGGTCTAGACGCAGAAGGTCCCGTTCTCGCTCCAGACACAG GCGTTCAAAGAGCAGGTCAAGGCGACGCTCGCACTCCAGGAACAGGAGACGCTCCAAGAGCCCCCgaaggaggagtgggaggtcccACTCCAAAGACAGGAGCAGACCATCACCAAGCAAATCCAG GGATAGGAAGAAAGAGGAGCGGGATAAAAAGCGCTCCAAAACACCTCCGAAAAGCTACAGTACTGCCAGGAGGTCTCGCAGTATCGATCG AAGGCGGAGAAGGAGTCGCAGTGCCAGCCGATCTCCTAAGAAATCCCCCAAGAGGAAAGTCTCCAGGACTCCCTCTCCTAGAAG AcataagaaggagaagaagagggacaaggaaagagagaaggaccgTGAGCGCAGGAGCGATAAAGACCGCAGTCGGGATGAAaggaaggaaaagaaagaaaggagtaaAGACAAAGAAAAGGAAAGGGAGAAAACTGATGGGGAGAAAGGAGATGTAAAG GCGTCTTTGCAGGTTACCAGAGACTATGATGAGGAAGAGCAGGGCTACGacagtgagaaggagagggagaggctggaCAAGAAAGATTCCGACCAGGACTCCGGAGCCCAGTCTCCTCACTCAGTGGAAGGTAATGGTACTGGGCTTTCCAAAGTCAACGGAGACGACCACCGTGAAGAGGACGACATGGATGTCAGTGATTGA
- the LOC111979204 gene encoding serine/arginine-rich splicing factor 11 isoform X3 — protein sequence MNCTTNVVQVTNVSPSTTSEQMRMLFGFLGTIQELKLFPPDESPLPVTSRVCFVKFQESESVGVSQHLTNTVFVDRALIVVPFAEGVIPEEAKALSLLAPANAVAGILPGGGLLPTPNPMSNPQMGGNPFGGPSMEAMAAFGFSNPNMNMNPQSFPTDQLLKFMSQVDPKMNHMGVGMNMNINMNPGLKADSSNKEIEEAMKRVREAQSLISAAIEPGNKESKRKHSRSRSRSRRRRSRSRSRHRRSKSRSRRRSHSRNRRRSKSPRRRSGRSHSKDRSRPSPSKSRDRKKEERDKKRSKTPPKSYSTARRSRSIDRRRRRSRSASRSPKKSPKRKVSRTPSPRRHKKEKKRDKEREKDRERRSDKDRSRDERKEKKERSKDKEKEREKTDGEKGDVKVSTNASLQVTRDYDEEEQGYDSEKERERLDKKDSDQDSGAQSPHSVEGNGTGLSKVNGDDHREEDDMDVSD from the exons ATGAATTGTACCACGAACGTAGTGCAGGTGACAAACGTGTCGCCAAGCACAACATCCGAGCAGATGCGAATGCTGTTCGGGTTTCTTGGAACCATTCAAGAACTAAAATTGTTTCCACCAGA TGAATCGCCTCTGCCAGTGACGTcgcgtgtgtgttttgtgaagTTCCAAGAGTCGGAGTCCGTGGGGGTGTCTCAACATCTGACCAACACAGTCTTCGTGGACAGGGCGCTGATCGTCGTCCCTTTTGCCGAAG GCGTTATCCCGGAGGAGGCTAAAGCTTTGTCACTGCTGGCGCCAGCAAATGCTGTTGCAGGGATTCTGCCCGGAGGAGGTCTCCTTCCAACACCAAACCCCATGTCTAATCCACAG atGGGTGGCAATCCTTTCGGCGGTCCCTCCATGGAAGCGATGGCAGCGTTCGGGTTTTCAAACCCCAATATGAATATGAACCCCCAG TCATTTCCCACTGACCAGCTTCTGAAGTTTATGTCGCAGGTGGATCCAAA AATGAACCACATGGGTGTAGGGATGAACATGAACATAAACATGAATCCGGGCCTGAAGGCAGACTCCTCCAACAAAGAGATAGAAGAGGCCATGAAGAGGGTCAGAGAGGCCCAGTCACTCATCTCTGCTGCCATCGAGCCTGGGA ACAAGGAGAGCAAGAGGAAGCACTCGCGTTCCAGGTCCAGGTCTAGACGCAGAAGGTCCCGTTCTCGCTCCAGACACAG GCGTTCAAAGAGCAGGTCAAGGCGACGCTCGCACTCCAGGAACAGGAGACGCTCCAAGAGCCCCCgaaggaggagtgggaggtcccACTCCAAAGACAGGAGCAGACCATCACCAAGCAAATCCAG GGATAGGAAGAAAGAGGAGCGGGATAAAAAGCGCTCCAAAACACCTCCGAAAAGCTACAGTACTGCCAGGAGGTCTCGCAGTATCGATCG AAGGCGGAGAAGGAGTCGCAGTGCCAGCCGATCTCCTAAGAAATCCCCCAAGAGGAAAGTCTCCAGGACTCCCTCTCCTAGAAG AcataagaaggagaagaagagggacaaggaaagagagaaggaccgTGAGCGCAGGAGCGATAAAGACCGCAGTCGGGATGAAaggaaggaaaagaaagaaaggagtaaAGACAAAGAAAAGGAAAGGGAGAAAACTGATGGGGAGAAAGGAGATGTAAAGGTCAGCACCAAT GCGTCTTTGCAGGTTACCAGAGACTATGATGAGGAAGAGCAGGGCTACGacagtgagaaggagagggagaggctggaCAAGAAAGATTCCGACCAGGACTCCGGAGCCCAGTCTCCTCACTCAGTGGAAGGTAATGGTACTGGGCTTTCCAAAGTCAACGGAGACGACCACCGTGAAGAGGACGACATGGATGTCAGTGATTGA
- the LOC111979204 gene encoding serine/arginine-rich splicing factor 11 isoform X6 has translation MSNPQMGGNPFGGPSMEAMAAFGFSNPNMNMNPQSFPTDQLLKFMSQVDPKMNHMGVGMNMNINMNPGLKADSSNKEIEEAMKRVREAQSLISAAIEPGNKESKRKHSRSRSRSRRRRSRSRSRHRRSKSRSRRRSHSRNRRRSKSPRRRSGRSHSKDRSRPSPSKSRDRKKEERDKKRSKTPPKSYSTARRSRSIDRRRRRSRSASRSPKKSPKRKVSRTPSPRRHKKEKKRDKEREKDRERRSDKDRSRDERKEKKERSKDKEKEREKTDGEKGDVKVSTNASLQVTRDYDEEEQGYDSEKERERLDKKDSDQDSGAQSPHSVEGNGTGLSKVNGDDHREEDDMDVSD, from the exons ATGTCTAATCCACAG atGGGTGGCAATCCTTTCGGCGGTCCCTCCATGGAAGCGATGGCAGCGTTCGGGTTTTCAAACCCCAATATGAATATGAACCCCCAG TCATTTCCCACTGACCAGCTTCTGAAGTTTATGTCGCAGGTGGATCCAAA AATGAACCACATGGGTGTAGGGATGAACATGAACATAAACATGAATCCGGGCCTGAAGGCAGACTCCTCCAACAAAGAGATAGAAGAGGCCATGAAGAGGGTCAGAGAGGCCCAGTCACTCATCTCTGCTGCCATCGAGCCTGGGA ACAAGGAGAGCAAGAGGAAGCACTCGCGTTCCAGGTCCAGGTCTAGACGCAGAAGGTCCCGTTCTCGCTCCAGACACAG GCGTTCAAAGAGCAGGTCAAGGCGACGCTCGCACTCCAGGAACAGGAGACGCTCCAAGAGCCCCCgaaggaggagtgggaggtcccACTCCAAAGACAGGAGCAGACCATCACCAAGCAAATCCAG GGATAGGAAGAAAGAGGAGCGGGATAAAAAGCGCTCCAAAACACCTCCGAAAAGCTACAGTACTGCCAGGAGGTCTCGCAGTATCGATCG AAGGCGGAGAAGGAGTCGCAGTGCCAGCCGATCTCCTAAGAAATCCCCCAAGAGGAAAGTCTCCAGGACTCCCTCTCCTAGAAG AcataagaaggagaagaagagggacaaggaaagagagaaggaccgTGAGCGCAGGAGCGATAAAGACCGCAGTCGGGATGAAaggaaggaaaagaaagaaaggagtaaAGACAAAGAAAAGGAAAGGGAGAAAACTGATGGGGAGAAAGGAGATGTAAAGGTCAGCACCAAT GCGTCTTTGCAGGTTACCAGAGACTATGATGAGGAAGAGCAGGGCTACGacagtgagaaggagagggagaggctggaCAAGAAAGATTCCGACCAGGACTCCGGAGCCCAGTCTCCTCACTCAGTGGAAGGTAATGGTACTGGGCTTTCCAAAGTCAACGGAGACGACCACCGTGAAGAGGACGACATGGATGTCAGTGATTGA
- the LOC111979204 gene encoding serine/arginine-rich splicing factor 11 isoform X5, producing the protein MSNPQVGLLPTPNPMSYPQMGGNPFGGPSMEAMAAFGFSNPNMNMNPQSFPTDQLLKFMSQVDPKMNHMGVGMNMNINMNPGLKADSSNKEIEEAMKRVREAQSLISAAIEPGNKESKRKHSRSRSRSRRRRSRSRSRHRRSKSRSRRRSHSRNRRRSKSPRRRSGRSHSKDRSRPSPSKSRDRKKEERDKKRSKTPPKSYSTARRSRSIDRRRRRSRSASRSPKKSPKRKVSRTPSPRRHKKEKKRDKEREKDRERRSDKDRSRDERKEKKERSKDKEKEREKTDGEKGDVKVSTNASLQVTRDYDEEEQGYDSEKERERLDKKDSDQDSGAQSPHSVEGNGTGLSKVNGDDHREEDDMDVSD; encoded by the exons ATGTCTAATCCACAGGTAGGACTTCTCCCAACACCAAACCCCATGTCCTATCCACAG atGGGTGGCAATCCTTTCGGCGGTCCCTCCATGGAAGCGATGGCAGCGTTCGGGTTTTCAAACCCCAATATGAATATGAACCCCCAG TCATTTCCCACTGACCAGCTTCTGAAGTTTATGTCGCAGGTGGATCCAAA AATGAACCACATGGGTGTAGGGATGAACATGAACATAAACATGAATCCGGGCCTGAAGGCAGACTCCTCCAACAAAGAGATAGAAGAGGCCATGAAGAGGGTCAGAGAGGCCCAGTCACTCATCTCTGCTGCCATCGAGCCTGGGA ACAAGGAGAGCAAGAGGAAGCACTCGCGTTCCAGGTCCAGGTCTAGACGCAGAAGGTCCCGTTCTCGCTCCAGACACAG GCGTTCAAAGAGCAGGTCAAGGCGACGCTCGCACTCCAGGAACAGGAGACGCTCCAAGAGCCCCCgaaggaggagtgggaggtcccACTCCAAAGACAGGAGCAGACCATCACCAAGCAAATCCAG GGATAGGAAGAAAGAGGAGCGGGATAAAAAGCGCTCCAAAACACCTCCGAAAAGCTACAGTACTGCCAGGAGGTCTCGCAGTATCGATCG AAGGCGGAGAAGGAGTCGCAGTGCCAGCCGATCTCCTAAGAAATCCCCCAAGAGGAAAGTCTCCAGGACTCCCTCTCCTAGAAG AcataagaaggagaagaagagggacaaggaaagagagaaggaccgTGAGCGCAGGAGCGATAAAGACCGCAGTCGGGATGAAaggaaggaaaagaaagaaaggagtaaAGACAAAGAAAAGGAAAGGGAGAAAACTGATGGGGAGAAAGGAGATGTAAAGGTCAGCACCAAT GCGTCTTTGCAGGTTACCAGAGACTATGATGAGGAAGAGCAGGGCTACGacagtgagaaggagagggagaggctggaCAAGAAAGATTCCGACCAGGACTCCGGAGCCCAGTCTCCTCACTCAGTGGAAGGTAATGGTACTGGGCTTTCCAAAGTCAACGGAGACGACCACCGTGAAGAGGACGACATGGATGTCAGTGATTGA
- the LOC111979203 gene encoding ankyrin repeat domain-containing protein 13C: MTGEKIRTLRKDHNNKPSKDGDIMETYDESTNGTISSPTPNGTIITYKSNKNHNKTVKPLVLQQLSNINANNINGNQSVVSIIDDNNKNPILLTNGNESFHLEFPVHECVFKGDVRRLSSLIRTQNISQKDVHGNTPLHLAVMMGHKECALLLLAHNAPVKVKNAQGWSPLAEAISYGDRQMITALLRKLKQQSRESVEDKRPKLLRALKELGDFYLELHWDFQSWVPLLSRILPSDNCKIYKQGINIRLDTTLVDFTDMKCQRGDLSFIFNGDAPPAKSFYVLDNEQKVYQRIHHEESEMETEEEVDILMSSDVYSATLSTKSITFSRSQIGWLFREDKTERVGNFLADFYSVNGLVLESRKRREHLSEEDILRNKAIVESLSKGGNLVEQNYEPQRRLSLLAPGPNTISWEEYISAEHGKAPHLGRELVCKESKKNFKANVAMSQDFPLGIESLLNVLEVIAPFKHFNKLREFVQLKLPPGFPVKLDIPVFPTITATVTFQEFRYDDFEESIFSIPADYKEDPSRFPDL, translated from the exons ATGACCGGGGAAAAGATTCGCACGTTGCGGAAAGACCATAACAACAAGCCTAGTAAGGATGGGGATATAATGGAAACCTATGATGAATCTACAAATGGGACAATATCATCTCCAACCCCCAACGGTACCATCATCACGTACAAATCAAACAAGAACCATAACAAGACGGTGAAACCTTTGGTACTGCAGCAGCTGTCGAATATCAATGCAAACAATATCAATGGCAATCAATCAGTTGTCAGCATCATCGATGACAATAACAAGAACCCAATCCTTCTGACCAATGGCAATGAGAGCTTCCATTTGGAATTCCCTGTTCACGAATGTGTGTTCAAAGGAGATGTGCGTCGCTTGTCCTCACTCATTCGGACCCAGAACATCTCCCAGAAAGATGTACATG GAAACACACCTCTTCACTTAGCTGTGATGATGGGCCACAAAG AGTGTGCCCTCTTGCTCCTGGCCCATAATGCCCCTGTGAAGGTGAAGAATGCACAGGGCTGGAGCCCCCTGGCAGAGGCCATCAGCTATGGAGACCGGCAGATGA ttACGGCTCTACTGCGGAAGCTGAAGCAGCAGTCCAGAGAGAGTGTGGAGGACAAGAGGCCCAAGCTGCTAAGAGCACTGAAAGAG CTTGGGGACTTCTACTTGGAGCTTCACTGGGACTTTCAAAGTTGGG TGCCCTTGCTCTCCCGGATTCTGCCATCTGATAACTGCAAGATCTACAAGCAGGGGATCAACATCAG ACTGGACACCACTCTGGTAGACTTCACAGATATGAAGTGTCAGAGAGGAGACCTCAGCTTCATCTTCAACGGAGATGCTCCGCCTGCCAAGTCCTTCTATGTTCTGGACAATGAGCAGAAGGTGTACCAGCGTATACACCACGAG GAGTCTGAGATGGAGACTGAGGAGGAGGTGGACATCCTGATGAGCAGTGACGTCTATTCTGCCACCCTGTCCACCAAGTCCATCACCTTCTCCCGCAGTCAGATAGGCTGGCTCTTCAGGGAGGACAAGACG GAGAGGGTTGGTAACTTCCTGGCAGACTTTTACTCTGTGAACGGCCTGGTGCTGGAGTCCAGGAAGCGCCGGGAGCACCTGAGTGAGGAGGACATCCTGAGGAACAAGGCCATTGTGGAGAGCCTGAGCAAAGGAGGGAACCTGGTGGAGCAGAACTATGAG CCTCAGAGAAGGCTGTCCCTCTTGGCTCCAGGTCCTAACACTATCTCCTGGGAGGAGTACATCTCTGCAGAGCACGGAAA GGCACCTCATCTTGGGAGAGAGCTTGTGTGTAAGGAGAGCAAGAAGAACTTCAAAGCGAACGTAGCCATGAGCCAGGACTTCCCTTTGGGCATTGAGTC GTTACTGAACGTGTTGGAGGTCATAGCCCCATTTAAGCACTTCAACAAACTCAGAGAATTCGTTCAATTGAAGCTTCCTCCTGGGTTCCCAGTCAAGCTTG ACATCCCTGTGTTCCCCACTATCACAGCTACGGTCACCTTCCAGGAGTTCCGCTATGATGACTTTGAGGAGTCCATCTTCTCCATCCCAGCGGACTACAAGGAGGATCCCAGTCGcttccctgacctctga
- the LOC111979205 gene encoding zinc finger protein 830: MPPKNKQKKVIHQDELRRLMREKQRQTIDKKRVESPYAKYNSLDHLSCVLCNERVKNELLWQTHILGKQHKENVSELKGSKQSSTSQGPHPSLKRKALESEDTNGKKFKPVAGTEQLSTSGLPDDFFAKPAPPGPKKRPGILKKTTSARLSLLAGVYDEDSDEEEADDQGADSSLGVQKGAPAPGLPSDFFDNSTIPAVPAASHSGSILKPDETEKSVEKKGNTPEALPEGFFDDPVRDAKVRNVDAPKDQMDKEWEEFQKEMRQVNTKSEAIVAEDDEEGRFERQIDEIDEQIECYRRVEVLRDKQDVVKKVVKEKTEDQEDSSRSDEDEEELLHLLSRDWRAKGALA; encoded by the coding sequence ATGCCTCCAAAAAATAAGCAGAAGAAAGTGATACATCAAGATGAACTGCGACGGTTaatgagagagaaacaaaggCAAACGATAGATAAGAAGCGTGTCGAATCCCCATATGCCAAGTACAACAGTCTCGATCACCTTAGCTGCGTACTCTGCAACGAGCGAGTAAAGAACGAACTATTGTGGCAGACTCACATTCTTGGAAAACAGCACAAGGAGAACGTTTCCGAGCTCAAGGGGTCTAAACAAAGTTCTACAAGTCAAGGACCCCATCCTTCGCTTAAAAGGAAAGCTTTGGAATCTGAAGACACGAATGGGAAGAAGTTTAAACCAGTGGCAGGTACAGAGCAGTTATCTACGTCAGGGCTACCTGATGATTTCTTTGCTAAACCTGCCCCACCGGGGCCGAAGAAACGACCTGGAATATTGAAAAAAACGACATCTGCTAGGCTGAGTCTTTTGGCCGGAGTCTATGATGAAGACAGTGATGAAGAGGAGGCTGATGACCAGGGGGCAGATTCTAGCTTGGGTGTGCAGAAGGGGGCACCTGCCCCAGGACTCCCATCTGATTTCTTCGACAACAGCACCATTCCAGCTGTCCCAGCTGCTTCTCATTCAGGGTCTATCCTCAAACCAGATGAAACTGAGAAGAGTGTGGAGAAGAAGGGAAATACACCTGAAGCGCTACCAGAAGGCTTCTTTGACGACCCAGTGAGAGATGCCAAAGTCCGTAATGTCGATGCTCCCAAAGATCAAATGGATAAGGAGTGGGAAGAGTTCCAAAAGGAAATGCGGCAGGTGAACACCAAATCAGAGGCCATTGTAGCCGAGGATGACGAGGAGGGTCGTTTTGAGCGTCAGATTGATGAAATCGATGAGCAAATTGAATGTTACCGGAGGGTTGAGGTATTGAGAGATAAGCAAGATGTGGTGAAGAAGGTTGTGAAGGAGAAAACAGAAGACCAGGAAGACTCCAGCAGAagtgatgaggatgaagaagagctGCTCCACTTGTTGTCAAGGGACTGGAGGGCCAAAGGCGCCCTTGCTTAA